Proteins encoded together in one Pectinophora gossypiella chromosome 20, ilPecGoss1.1, whole genome shotgun sequence window:
- the LOC126375899 gene encoding testicular acid phosphatase homolog, with amino-acid sequence MILTMLMFVSCEARQLWERAPEDGKLEGKVVQVHVVHGSGHAEPPACYPGDPHARAAVWKHGPGELTQHGRRQGFHFGENLRSRYLNLLPKERTYKYVKATSAKTTRYQMTSSVILAGLLSPKGDDIWSTVPWQPAVVNTDDILAKPKCDRLEQLQKELKYEIDSEQLYYYVSVNAKTSVKDPKEMLEIFTCLETQKQAGLALPAWTRGFFYQMKREAAKTFRYDNEVSRLEVGRILDTITKFNFSDKDNRINLYCTDSVTVGALMAALKLNQTESPNFLSAFVVEIRELEGWLHAQLWYRSGPNDELARMDWPDCGARCPLVKLRALLDPLIPKNWQKECALDQHKNNSANIMHLTLFLLTFLFVYVATASCNRIYEFMNDMKTRNKRSKKTLV; translated from the coding sequence ATGATACTTACTATGCTGATGTTTGTATCGTGTGAGGCTCGGCAACTATGGGAGCGAGCACCAGAAGATGGTAAGCTTGAAGGTAAAGTGGTGCAGGTGCACGTGGTCCACGGGTCGGGGCACGCGGAGCCCCCCGCCTGCTACCCCGGAGACCCCCACGCACGCGCCGCCGTCTGGAAGCACGGCCCAGGGGAACTCACGCAACATGGCCGCCGTCAGGGCTTCCACTTCGGAGAGAACCTCCGCTCAAGATACTTAAACCTCCTACCAAAAGAACGCACCTACAAATACGTCAAAGCTACATCGGCGAAAACCACCAGATACCAAATGACCAGCTCCGTTATCCTAGCTGGACTTCTATCACCTAAAGGCGACGACATCTGGTCAACGGTACCATGGCAACCAGCTGTCGTAAACACCGACGATATCCTCGCGAAGCCGAAGTGCGATCGCCTAGAACAGCTTCAGAAGGAATTGAAATACGAAATCGACTCTGAACAACTGTACTACTATGTTAGTGTTAACGCTAAGACATCAGTGAAGGATCCGAAGGAAATGCTGGAGATCTTTACCTGTTTGGAGACTCAGAAACAGGCGGGGCTAGCCTTGCCTGCTTGGACGCGAGGTTTCTTCTATCAGATGAAGAGAGAAGCGGCGAAGACGTTTCGCTATGACAACGAAGTCTCACGTTTGGAAGTCGGTCGCATTCTAGACACTATCACCAAGTTTAACTTTTCAGATAAAGACAATCGCATAAACCTGTATTGTACTGACAGCGTCACTGTAGGAGCGCTGATGGCCGCTTTGAAATTAAATCAAACGGAGTCTCCGAACTTCTTGTCAGCATTTGTGGTGGAGATCAGGGAGCTGGAAGGTTGGCTTCATGCTCAGCTGTGGTACAGAAGCGGGCCTAATGATGAACTCGCGCGAATGGACTGGCCGGACTGTGGCGCCCGATGTCCTTTGGTCAAATTAAGAGCATTATTAGACCCGCTCATACCCAAAAACTGGCAAAAAGAATGCGCGTTAGACCAACATAAGAACAACAGCGCAAATATCATGCATTTAACTCTATTTCTGTTGACTTTTCTATTCGTCTACGTGGCGACGGCCAGCTGTAATAGAATTTATGAGTTTATGAACGATATGAAGACTCGTAATAAACGATCGAAGAAGACGTTGGTATAA
- the LOC126375958 gene encoding uncharacterized protein LOC126375958, which yields MGSLPELTERARPARAARTVSDPHRHRAIITQLPVSTICKKEWLWRKPKAASRAPPPASRRRDSASSSVGAASVRRLITRQPPQVPQPLVHRFTLLCVSSGLAATALLPFTAFAGAEAGAMPLALMHSAAAVVAPFSPLLIQKTGTRLVITLAHVLVCVLLTAHTVATPLSVLLPLYGLCGVTLSPMSLALSTSATTLAQAAGDEGRRKVALRRALRALRAAQDIGLLVGALMLGAALVIWPEDGAPLTYTPLPTNATVSRWPPSEEFLEDDYEERTCGAAGCPAAGGGWRPALSATGRRAVVGAWALLALLAALLAALCAAPPAPPPDARSVLRDPRALLGAPMGFFIGLQQGFIYTSYIKWYGVCVGGWSMAWGALAGAGALQALAAATLSMAAARGRRGALAAGGGAAHAALLLALLRWRAARTDLALPALAAAAWGACSALWDVLQTGLCVGGAGWRGAWAATLLARHAGLAAACAARGLLCCRAQLAALAAALLAALAAHVALDLRLRRGAEAARHRS from the exons ATGGGCAGCTTGCCAGAGCTAACGGAGCGCGCGCGacccgcccgcgccgcgcgcacCGTGTCCGACCCACATCGACATCGAGCCATCATCACGCAG CTACCTGTGAGCACTATATGCAAGAAGGAATGGCTTTGGAGGAAGCCGAAAGCGGCGTCGAGGGCACCGCCACCAGCCAGCCGCCGGCGGGACTCAGCTTCGTCCTCGGTGGGCGCGGCCTCCGTGCGGCGGCTCATCACGCGGCAGCCGCCGCAGGTGCCGCAGCCCCTCGTGCACAGGTTCACGCTGCTGTGTGTGTCCAGCGGGCTCGCCGCCACGGCACTGCTCCCCTTCACCGCGTTCGCCGGCGCCGAGGCAGGAGCCATGCCGCTCGCGCTGATGCACTCCGCCGCCGCAGTCGTTGCGCCCTTCTCTCCTCTCCTCATTCAAAAGACTGGAACCCGGCTAGTGATTACGTTAGCTCACGTGCTAGTGTGTGTCCTGTTGACCGCTCATACGGTGGCGACGCCCTTGTCGGTGCTACTGCCGCTGTACGGGCTGTGCGGAGTGACGCTATCGCCGATGTCGCTGGCGCTGTCGACGTCGGCGACGACGCTGGCGCAGGCGGCGGGGGACGAGGGCCGGCGCAAGGTGGCTCTGCGCCGCGCGCTTCGGGCGCTGCGCGCGGCGCAGGACATCGGGCTACTGGTGGGCGCGCTGATGCTCGGCGCCGCGCTCGTGATCTGGCCCGAGGACGGCGCTCCGCTCACGTACACTCCGCTCCCGACGAACGCCACAGTGTCGAGGTGGCCGCCGTCTGAAGAGTTCCTAGAAGATGATTATGAG GAGCGCACATGCGGCGCAGCAGGGTGcccggcggcgggcggcggctggCGGCCGGCGCTGAGCGCGACGGGGCGGCGCGCCGTGGTGGGCGCCTGGGCGCTGCTGGCGCTACTGGCCGCACTGCTAG CCGCGCTGTGcgccgcgccccccgcgccgcccCCGGACGCCCGGTCCGTGCTGCGGGATCCGCGCGCCCTGCTCGGCGCGCCCATGGGATTCTTCATCGGACTCCAACAGGGTTTCATTTATACCTCATATATTAAG TGGTACGGGGTGTGCGTGGGCGGGTGGAGCATGGCGTGGGGCGCgctggcgggcgcgggcgcgctgCAGGCGCTGGCAGCGGCCACGCTGAGcatggcggcggcgcgcggccgcCGGGGGGCGCTggccgcgggcggcggcgccgcgCACGCCGCGCTGCTGCTGGCGCTGCTGCGCTGGCGGGCCGCGCGCACCGACCTGGCGCTGCCCGCGCTGGCGGCCGCCGCCTGGGGCGCCTGCAGCGCGCTCTGGGACGTACTACAG ACGGGGCTGTGCGTGGGCGGCGCGGGCTGGCGCGGCGCGTGGGCGGCGACGCTGCTGGCGCGGCACGCGGGGCTGGCGGCGGCGTGCGCGGCGCGCGGCCTGCTGTGCTGCCGCGCGCAGCTGGCCGCGCTGGCCGCCGCGCTGCTGGCCGCGCTCGCCGCGCACGTGGCGCTCGACCTGCGTCTCAGGAGAG GAGCGGAGGCGGCCCGGCACAGGTCCTAG